The Mucilaginibacter yixingensis genome window below encodes:
- a CDS encoding HAMP domain-containing sensor histidine kinase: MKLAAQYTRASMLVTVIVLVIAGGIYYFAISYIADQQFDRDLTEEFGEMNEFVQQHQRFPKPFEFDSYQAKFEQIEQFIPPRFVDTIIKTTSARAIIATIRLNGINYRMTVVESKEATQNLMQLIFAITLGLTVVLLIALFLTNRVLLNGLWQPFYYLLNRLNTFSLTGKTGQDQQLIRIDEFQQLQTVIHVMEKRAATEYETLKSFTENASHEMMTPVAVITSKLDNLIQDDALTETHLLQLQDIYNASGKLSRLGQSLLLLVKIEHQLINDIVLVRLDQLLSEKMGLFAEIISEKSIAVNTQLQPVEITASSYLADILLNNLLGNAIRHNHHYGTITINLNEQSLVIANTGTKNTLDSTKIFERFQKGPESEGTGLGLTIARNICNGYGWNLNYSFTASCHVFTITF, from the coding sequence GACGGAAGAATTTGGTGAGATGAATGAGTTTGTTCAACAGCATCAGCGCTTCCCAAAACCGTTTGAATTTGATAGCTATCAAGCCAAGTTTGAGCAGATAGAACAGTTTATACCTCCCAGATTTGTTGACACAATCATTAAAACCACATCAGCTCGTGCAATCATTGCAACGATAAGGCTCAATGGAATAAACTATCGAATGACGGTTGTTGAATCTAAAGAAGCTACACAAAATTTGATGCAATTGATCTTCGCGATCACCTTGGGGTTAACCGTTGTATTGCTTATTGCGTTATTTCTTACCAATCGCGTTTTACTTAATGGGTTATGGCAGCCTTTTTACTATTTACTCAACAGGCTAAATACTTTTTCACTTACAGGAAAGACCGGACAAGACCAACAGCTGATCAGAATCGACGAATTTCAACAGTTGCAAACCGTTATTCATGTAATGGAAAAAAGAGCGGCAACGGAATACGAAACATTAAAATCTTTTACCGAAAATGCTTCTCACGAGATGATGACACCGGTTGCTGTCATCACATCCAAACTGGATAATTTGATCCAGGATGATGCATTGACGGAAACTCACTTGCTGCAATTACAGGATATATACAATGCCAGTGGCAAATTGTCAAGGTTAGGGCAATCTTTATTGCTGTTGGTTAAAATCGAGCATCAACTCATAAACGATATTGTTCTGGTAAGGCTAGATCAACTATTAAGTGAGAAGATGGGTCTGTTTGCAGAGATCATAAGCGAGAAATCTATTGCCGTCAATACACAACTTCAGCCTGTTGAAATAACGGCCAGCTCGTACCTTGCAGATATTTTATTGAACAATCTGCTTGGCAACGCTATCAGGCATAACCATCACTACGGAACGATTACCATTAACCTTAATGAACAATCTCTTGTTATTGCCAATACAGGCACAAAAAACACACTGGATAGCACAAAGATCTTTGAACGGTTTCAAAAGGGCCCGGAATCAGAAGGCACGGGATTAGGCCTGACCATAGCTCGCAATATTTGTAACGGATATGGATGGAACCTTAACTATAGCTTCACGGCGTCCTGCCATGTATTTACGATCACGTTTTAA